One segment of Methylocella silvestris BL2 DNA contains the following:
- a CDS encoding phage tail tape measure protein, with the protein MSSQMEARLIISAEDRTSGVFRAIEERVMRLNAAASAISSTASRVAAMQSYLPGARSGASTLLAAGAAGSRNGAAAIPKAPPAPRGHSVPAVVAGSGLSLPQIVGAGAAALVAKEAVGNFAELEDRVTSLGITAEATDGQIKGAMKSFREFGPQYGVTASTISEAAEKYVAAGIDFNQAIAGTPAAIKAAKASGASLDDVVNSGIASIQNLGIHAEKLDRAFDIMAKGGKLGSFELKNMARELPAVASRAKALGLTGETGLTKLVAMLETTRKTSATGEEAANNLLNLLDKITSADTTKSFKKKSVDLEKVLKDGAKHGVDYVTTMLGLVEKMTAGDPFKIAALFPDRQAREGIMALLKFKDFYQDTVAEINATAIGTNTADLDRRLETTKSKVDRLGAAWDVFTGRLGEAIAPALTPMIEQATKLLAELEKAIGNAPTAGSGQKKFNRLANFLVDGVSSDRSRGDTLVQRNEVDYEAKAAELQRKAEGRDGAAHRAEDARKAYNDWTGAPHHFWDDVTGGKELKLRVQKESAERDASEGAAAQRQLDELNAARDARRGAQARIVKFQRNLPPNMEMRRPLEGAPGPVPGGSFSLDHSFKNFDPATGYPTRPPALPQVTRLRRHR; encoded by the coding sequence ATGTCTTCGCAAATGGAAGCAAGGCTAATTATTTCGGCGGAAGACCGGACCAGCGGGGTCTTCCGGGCGATCGAAGAGCGGGTGATGCGCCTCAACGCGGCGGCGTCGGCTATCAGTTCGACCGCCTCTCGCGTCGCGGCGATGCAATCCTATCTCCCGGGCGCACGGTCGGGCGCTTCGACGCTACTCGCCGCCGGCGCAGCGGGCTCCCGCAACGGCGCGGCGGCTATCCCCAAAGCCCCACCGGCGCCGCGCGGACATTCGGTCCCGGCTGTCGTCGCTGGATCAGGGCTTTCCCTCCCGCAGATCGTTGGCGCCGGCGCGGCCGCGCTCGTGGCCAAGGAGGCCGTCGGGAATTTCGCCGAGCTTGAAGACAGGGTGACCAGCCTCGGCATCACAGCCGAGGCGACGGACGGGCAAATCAAGGGGGCGATGAAATCATTCCGCGAGTTCGGCCCACAATACGGCGTGACGGCTTCGACGATCTCGGAAGCGGCTGAAAAATACGTCGCGGCGGGCATCGATTTCAATCAAGCGATCGCCGGAACGCCTGCGGCGATCAAGGCGGCGAAGGCCTCCGGCGCCTCGCTCGACGACGTTGTCAATTCGGGCATCGCGTCGATTCAGAATTTAGGCATCCACGCCGAGAAGCTCGACCGCGCCTTCGACATAATGGCCAAGGGCGGCAAGCTCGGCTCCTTCGAGCTCAAGAACATGGCGCGCGAACTGCCTGCCGTGGCGTCGCGGGCGAAGGCGCTCGGCCTGACCGGCGAGACCGGCCTGACGAAGCTCGTCGCGATGCTGGAGACGACGCGCAAGACCTCGGCGACCGGCGAGGAGGCCGCGAACAATCTCCTCAACTTGCTGGACAAGATAACCTCGGCCGATACGACGAAATCTTTCAAGAAGAAGAGCGTCGACCTCGAAAAGGTGTTGAAGGACGGCGCCAAGCACGGCGTTGATTACGTGACGACCATGCTCGGTCTCGTCGAGAAAATGACCGCCGGCGATCCCTTCAAGATCGCCGCGCTGTTTCCCGATCGCCAGGCCCGCGAAGGCATCATGGCGCTCCTGAAGTTCAAGGATTTTTACCAAGACACCGTCGCCGAAATCAACGCCACGGCGATCGGCACAAACACCGCGGATCTCGACCGCCGCCTTGAGACGACGAAATCGAAGGTCGATCGCCTCGGCGCCGCCTGGGATGTGTTTACCGGTCGCCTCGGCGAGGCGATCGCGCCGGCGCTCACGCCGATGATTGAGCAAGCCACGAAGCTTCTCGCGGAATTGGAGAAAGCGATCGGCAATGCGCCGACGGCCGGCTCTGGGCAGAAAAAATTCAATCGCCTGGCCAATTTTCTTGTCGACGGCGTCTCGAGCGATCGATCGCGCGGCGATACGTTGGTCCAGCGCAATGAGGTGGATTACGAGGCCAAGGCCGCCGAGCTCCAGCGCAAAGCGGAAGGCCGCGACGGCGCCGCGCACCGCGCGGAGGATGCGCGCAAGGCCTATAACGATTGGACGGGCGCGCCGCACCACTTTTGGGATGATGTCACCGGCGGCAAAGAGCTCAAGCTGAGAGTTCAGAAAGAGAGCGCCGAGCGCGACGCGTCGGAGGGCGCGGCGGCTCAGCGCCAGCTCGACGAGTTGAACGCGGCGCGTGACGCCAGGCGCGGCGCGCAGGCTCGGATCGTTAAGTTTCAGAGGAATTTGCCGCCAAATATGGAGATGCGCCGGCCGCTCGAAGGCGCGCCGGGTCCTGTGCCGGGCGGCAGCTTTAGCCTCGACCACTCCTTCAAGAATTTCGACCCTGCCACGGGCTATCCCACCCGCCCGCCGGCGCTGCCGCAGGTTACACGGCTCCGCCGCCACCGGTGA
- a CDS encoding helix-turn-helix domain-containing protein yields the protein MIDFLLVGALLRVNSFSIKGHSVAATIRQIKAARALLGWSQADLAKASGISEPTIWRLEAADGALGGRANTGVKIVAALEAAGVIFVEENGEGPGVRLKKQPPAPAELTEKIEALGAKAASLDVAGRPSPQKAMNQMTKALVENEKTKLKNQRAKLTKKTPSQNETTKSENKNPKY from the coding sequence ATGATAGATTTTCTATTAGTTGGCGCGCTGCTGCGTGTCAATAGTTTTTCTATCAAAGGACATTCTGTGGCAGCGACCATCCGTCAGATCAAAGCTGCGCGAGCGCTCTTAGGTTGGTCGCAGGCTGACCTCGCGAAAGCGTCGGGGATATCTGAGCCAACAATTTGGCGGCTCGAAGCAGCTGATGGCGCCTTAGGCGGCCGCGCCAACACGGGAGTGAAAATTGTTGCGGCCCTCGAAGCCGCTGGTGTGATCTTCGTCGAGGAAAATGGGGAAGGGCCAGGCGTCCGGCTGAAAAAGCAGCCGCCAGCGCCGGCCGAGCTGACAGAAAAAATCGAAGCCCTCGGCGCGAAAGCCGCCAGCCTCGACGTCGCGGGCCGGCCCAGCCCGCAAAAAGCGATGAACCAGATGACCAAGGCGCTCGTCGAAAACGAAAAAACAAAGCTCAAAAATCAGCGGGCAAAGCTAACGAAAAAGACACCCTCTCAAAATGAAACGACAAAGTCAGAGAACAAGAACCCAAAATACTAA
- a CDS encoding helix-turn-helix transcriptional regulator produces the protein MSSPSAKTIAPLLDEVAVAALLGVSRACLRQWRVKGGGPEYVSVGRCVRYRESGVEAWLDARTRASTSQELRQ, from the coding sequence ATGAGTTCACCTTCGGCAAAAACGATTGCGCCCCTCCTCGACGAAGTCGCGGTGGCGGCCTTGCTTGGCGTTTCGCGCGCTTGCCTGCGGCAATGGCGGGTCAAGGGCGGCGGCCCAGAATATGTTTCCGTCGGGAGGTGCGTTCGCTACCGCGAATCCGGGGTCGAGGCGTGGCTCGACGCGCGGACGCGCGCGAGCACATCGCAGGAGCTGCGGCAGTGA